In a single window of the Balaenoptera acutorostrata chromosome 3, mBalAcu1.1, whole genome shotgun sequence genome:
- the PROSER2 gene encoding proline and serine-rich protein 2, with the protein MPVHRQKSDSWEMDPDLLPGCRLGDLSRGSSLESRTSSSRSRSLTLDDESLKYLTHEEKDVLLFFEETIDSLEDDFEEQVLCDGGAQGHSPRSLEESASGPSEPEDVVDLVQLGPGAGEPESPRDVTEAAGAGAVGKEDTPVLRKEDAEKSPPPDPPGPEALPLPPPRPVPAAAPAHPGREPPPPPAEHPKLARSVPTPLVIAQKMSEKLAGNEGLSPTSPTKEGRPAGWRTLTSVAPRHGEHSLWHRHAAQPAPKIHRFPSNISVTNSAGKAFNKTISKAAVNVQERKAQVLANINGVSFLSVGETEDQAQRSEPAEQRRSVSPEHSQPGPAREAVPARGGAHGGQQSRGVQTEQPLPMANGFQSLHDILKSHPGPFVSTGKTVTFRPDPALASKLAPRQPDCGQDARKRSGSLPRAVGFRPQGITVQFSGRGSTEEARREALRKLGLLKENL; encoded by the exons GATGATGAGAGCCTGAAGTACCTCACACATGAGGAAAAGGACGTCCTCCTGTTTTTTGAAGAGACGATTGATTCCCTGGAAGACGACTTTGAGGAGCAGGTGCTGTGTGATGGTGGTGCTCAGGGCCACTCTCCGCGGTCTCTGGAAGAGAGCGCTTCTGGTCCCTCCGAGCCAGAGGATGTCGTGGACTTAGTGCAGCTGGGCCCTGGAGCCGGGGAACCCGAGAGCCCTCGGGATGTGACAGAGGCAGCAG GGGCTGGCGCTGTTGGAAAGGAAGACACCCCTGTCCTCAGGAAAGAGGATGCTGAGAAGTCTCCCCCCCCAGACCCCCCAGGTCCCGAGGCCCTGCCCCTGCCGCCTCCCCGCCCTGTCCCTGCAGCAGCCCCGGCCCACCCCGGGAGagagccccctcctcctccagcagAGCACCCCAAACTGGCCCGCTCGGTCCCCACTCCGCTCGTCATCGCCCAGAAGATGTCTGAGAAGCTGGCAGGGAACGAAGGGCTCTCGCCCACATCCCCGACCAAAGAGGGCAGGCCTGCAGGATGGAGGACGCTGACTTCCGTGGCCCCTCGACACGGAGAACACTCGCTGTGGCACAGACACGCCGCACAGCCGGCGCCCAAGATCCACCGCTTCCCAAGCAACATCAGCGTGACCAACAGCGCGGGGAAGGCCTTCAATAAGACCATCTCCAAGGCCGCGGTCAACGTGCAGGAGCGCAAAGCCCAGGTCCTGGCCAACATCAATGGGGTCTCCTTCCTCTCCGTGGGGGAGACAGAGGACCAGGCCCAGAGGAGCGAGCCCGCCGAGCAGAGGAGAAGCGTCTCCCCGGAGCACAGCCAGCCGGGCCCGGCCCGGGAGGCTGTTCCCGCGCGGGGAGGGGCGCACGGCGGCCAGCAGTCCAGAGGCGTGCAGACAGAACAGCCCCTGCCGATGGCCAACGGCTTCCAGAGCCTCCACGACATTCTCAAGAGCCATCCCGGGCCCTTTGTCTCTACAGGGAAGACGGTCACCTTCCGTCCGGACCCGGCCCTCGCCAGCAAACTTGCGCCCCGGCAGCCGGACTGCGGCCAGGACGCCAGGAAGCGGTCGGGCTCGCTCCCCCGGGCTGTGGGGTTCAGACCCCAGGGCATCACTGTCCAGTTCTCGGGCCGCGGCTCCACGGAGGAGGCCCGTCGGGAGGCCCTGCGGAAGCTCGGCCTCCTGAAGGAGAACTTGTGA